GCAGACGAAACAACTTCGTTCAAAGATGCGCCTTCTCTACATAATGAAGGTAAGTTCCTTTTGAGTACTATCTGTATTAAACACCCTGGATGTGATTGTCTTAATTTCTTCATCTCATCGTACGATCTGTTTTTCTAGATCTTGAACAGTGTCCTCATTGCCAGCGGACGTTCATCAAAAGTTCAGCTGAAAGACACATAGCGTTCTGCAAGGAGCAGGCTGCTCGATTGGCCATCAAGAAACCTCCTACACGTACACAGGTATTATTGAATGGAGCAGTTTCTTGGCTtgaaaaagtgttaatacccctTGAACTTTTCTATATTTTGTCACGTTACGaccataaacataaatatattttattgggaTTTCATGTGAAAGACCAATGTCACCACAGGgtatcaataaaaatgttttcttgtttTATATCAGCAAGTTTTTGTACCAGTCCATCCGAAGCTAAATTCGGTTCACAGTAGAAGAGCTCCATTTTATTATGGAGTAGCAAAAGCAAAGACCACTCAGGTACTGAAGGGTATATACAATAGTGTATTGAACGTTTGGATTTAACACTGTATTGATCACGGCAAAATGGAATGTAGAATAAATGAAAATGTTGTACATATGGACATAAAGTACGAGCAAAACTATTTTCAATAACAGCATATGGGTCACAGCTTGTCCCTGTTTTTCATAactagcaaatttttttttacaaacaatttCAGAATAATCAAAGAATCAGTTCTTGATGTCCAGGTGGATGCAATAGAAAGAAAACGTTAAGTCAGTTCAAAGAACTGCAAGAATGTGCTCTCTGATTGGCTCCTACAAGAAAGTGCCTTTTGACTGGCTCCTGCAGGTCAGTACACTGCACTCTGGTTCACCGATCAGAAGTAAAATGTATTCATCACAAACACACTTTGAGCCGTTTTAATTTGCAATGTCACCTGTTTCTTCTCAAACACTTTTAAATAATTTTCTGCACATCAGCTAGTCAGTTGTGCTTAAATAATATAGActctatatacattcatacaatatattactttaatttgtttacgcgttaaaaaatctaaatttttcaGGTGAGGTGACTTCAATTTAGCCGTGGCGCCACGCCCCGATCGGATACATACAGGGAAAACCCTGAATTACATTCTACGCATGTGATTATTGCTGTTCTGTGACATCCTCAGGGGGAAGGTAGCAAATATCATCATGAATTCCAGAATTTGCATTTTGCCAGTCACCATGTTGAGGACACAGCAAACATGTGGGAGAAGTTGCTCTGGtcagattaaagttaaagttaaagtaccaatgattgtcacacacacactaggtgtggcaaaattattctctgcatttgacccatcacccttgatcaccccctcagaggtgaggggagcagtgggcagcagcagtggccgcgcccgggaatcatttttggtgatttaacccccaattccaacccttgttgctgagtgccaagcagggaggtaatgggtcccatttgtatagtctttggtatgactcggccggggtttgaactcatgagaCCTAAACATTGTGTTTGGAGAAAATGTTTGGAGAAAACAAACACTTCACATCACTGAGCATACCATCCCCACATTCAAACATGGCGATGGATGGAGCCAAATACGGGCAATCTTGGATGAAAAGCTATTGGAATCTGTAAAAGACTTTAGACCGGTGTGGCGGTTCACCTTCTAGCAcccaatgaccccaaacataaaGCCAAAGCGACAATGGAATGGTTTAAAAGAAAACACTCATGTGTTACAGAAGAAACAAACACTGCACATCACTGTGAACACACCATCCCCACAGTCCAACATAGTGGTGGATGGAGCCAAATACGGGGCAATCTTGGATGAAAAGCTATTGGAATCTGCAAAAGACTTGAGACCGGGGTGGCGGTTCAGCTTGTTCACCCAATGACCACAAAGAAAGCCAGAGCTACAGTGCATTGGTTTAAAAGACAACATTCATGTGTTAGAACAGCTTAGTCACAGTGCATACCTAAATACAATTGAGAATTTGTGGCTATTTCTGATAAATGCTGTTCATACACGCTGGCCATCTAATCTGACTGTGTTTTTCAAAGAAGATTTGCAACTGAAATCgcacacaaaatattttttttgtcaaattaataataaaatcatACGTCATTTTCTATGTACTTCTCGAATGTGTGGCGCTTTGTGTTGGTCTTTCACATAAAATCTCAATaacatatatttgtttttgttagtaAGTTAAGGtattataaaatattttaaagacgtatactgtatactgtaataactagtACAGCACTTGGAAAGTGCAGACCTCTGCGAGTCCTACCTCCCAAGAGTAAAAAAGTCCTCAACTTACAAAATGTAGTCACTTGTTCCCTAATTACATTTCTAttatttcctgaaagtttaatcaaaGTGTGCGCATAACCTTTTTGACCTATTTGTAGCGGAATATAAGAAACCGAGTAAAGCCACTTGacagtcatccactctctttgtctctcaGTAGGCAGGGccgctagcatacacacacataagttgaagcttgtaacttaattggaagataacgtaaaaataatcTACATCCTCCCCGATGTGCAATGACTTTGCCccttttggacatttcctgaaagttagaTAGAAATAATTTATCAGAACATTGCAGAATTTATCGAGCATGACCAGCTAGTGTGTGGTGCTGTGCGCACGCCGCGGGATGTTAACAACAGAGTTTAGCTAGCAACAAAGCTAAGGTATTTGTGCAAAAttagtaagtgcaagttcaatgaTTTGTGGCTGTCAAACAAACAAGTTAATGCATGATTTAACCGGTGGATCAAGTGTTTACAACGACGTCACAACTCTGGTCAGGACCCGGATGTGGAGCCATTGTGGAGGACAGCGTTTGTAAACATTGGAGTGAAAGGGAATAGAACGATAATGAAGAAATCGAAAATCCGAGACAAGACAAAATCACCAGGCCTACACAGGGATAGGCTTAAAAAATAGCCATTGCAATGTTTGCCAATATTTACTTCAGCGTTCCAATCAAATTTTAGTTTGAAATAGCGAGGTGTTTCTGATGTTTTAGTTTGGTGAggcattttgttttccaatgagTATATTAAAAGTATATACATTAATGAATATACTTACAGTTAATACTGGGCCTCCGATTTCCCTTCATGtctttatattattttgtcagtaTGAATCGAAATGGCTCCTCCCTGAGCTGCTACCTTTAtcatggtagaggagtttgcgtgtgccaatgatcctatgagctatgaTGTCCGAGGCTTCTatgcccctggtagggtctcccaagacaaacaggtgagggaccagacaaagagcagctcaaagacttctATGAATAGACATCATCGAGGACCGAGGTTTcccctcgcccggatgcgggtcaccagGGCCACCCTCTGGAGGCAGGCCTGGAGGTGGGGTTTGATAGCGAGTGCCTGGTGGCCGGGAGCTGAAgaagcaacgtgggtcccccctccaatgggctcactacCCAGAGGAGGGCCCACAGAAGTCTGGTGctctgtgagctgggcggaagtcgAAGGCCAGgcattggcggtccgatcctcggctacagaagctagctcttgggacatggAACGCCACCTCACTGAGGGGTAAGGAGCTTGAGCTGGTGCACAAAGTTGAGAAGTTCTGGCTGGATTTAGTCTGATTCACTTCGAAGCACAGCAAAGGATCTGGAACCAGTCCTCTTGAGAGtaactggactctcttccactccgaCGTTAcaagcagtgagaggcgatgaGCGGGGCTGGTAACACTTGTTGCCCCGTAGCTCAGAGCCTGCAGGTTGGAGTgaacccagtagacgagagggtatcttccctccgccttcgggtgggggggccgGATCCTgactgtttgtgcttacgcaccaaacagcagttcaaagTACCTGCACTTTTTGGATTtattcgagggagtactggagagtgattTCCTTGTCCTGCTGGGGGACATCAACGCTCACATTGGCTGCGACAGTGAGACCTGGAGAGGCGTCATTGGGCGAAACGGCCACTCTGATCTTAaccagagtggtgttttgttattggactttcgtgctcgtcacagattgtctataacaaacaccatgttcaaacataaagcATAGGCCGCAGTTCAatgatcgactttgtggttgtATCATCGGATTTGCTGTGTCATGTTTTGGACACCCAGTAAAGAGAGGGTCGGaactttcaaccgatcaccacctggtagtGAGTttgctccgatggtgggggaggatgctggacaaacctggcaggcccaaacgcaacgTCTGGTAGAGTCTCCCGTCAATTCCCAACTCAGGAAGAAATTTGAACATGTTACGAGGGAGGCACTAGAAtgtgagtccgagtggaccatgttccttgCCTCTATTGTCAAGGCAGCCGATCGGAGTGGTGGCCACAAGGTGGTCGGTGCCTGCcgtggcggtaatcccagaacctgctggtgagggatgccgtccagctgaagaaggagtcataTCGGGTCctattggctcatgggactccataggcagcggacaggtatgacaggccaaacggtgtgcggctttggcggttgcagaggcaaaacctcggacatgggaggagttgggAGAAGCCATGGTGAATGACTTCCGGAGGCTTCGAAGcgtttctggaccaccatccgctgcctcaagagggggaagcagtgcactgtcaacactgtgtatagTGGGGACGGTATTCTGCTGACGTCGACTAGGGATATTGTGCATGGGCGGAAGGAATACTTccaagacctccttaatcccacctacACATCTTCCAATGAGGAAGCAATGCCTTAGGATTTTGTGGTGTGCTCTTCTATTTCCGGGGCTGAAGTTACTGAGGTAGTTaagaagctccttggtggcagggccccggggggTGGGTGAGACTTGcttggagttccttaaggctctggatactgtggggctgttgtggttgacaagactctgaatCATTGCATGGACATCGAGGGCGTtacttctggattggcagactggattGGTTGTTCCtctatttaaaaaggggaactggagaaggatgtgttccaactatcgtgggatcacactcctcagccttcacgGTAATGCCTGTTCAGgtctactggagaggaggctacaccggatagtttAACTTCTAATTCAGAAGGAGAAGTGTAGTTTTCGTCCGAGTCgtagaactgtggaccaactctatactctcaacagggtccttgagggtgcatgggagttttcccaaccagtctacatgtgttttatgGACTTGGTGAAGGCATTTGACCATGTCACTTgtgaagtcctgtggagagtggtcagagaatatggggtatcAGATGGCCTGATtatggtggtccgctccctgtatgatcagtgtcagagcttggtccgcattgccaacaGTAAGTTGGACCCtgtttccagtgaaggttggagtccctttgtcaccgattctttttacaactcttatggacagaatttctaggcgcagtcaggacgTTGTATCCGGTTTGttggctgcagaattaggtctctgcttttttctAATGatatggtcctgctggcttcatctggcaaggatcttcagctctcactggatcggttcgcagctgagtgtgaagtgactgcgatgaaaatcagcacttccaagtctgagtgcatgattctcgcccggaaaatggtggaCTGCCATCTCCAGGtcggggaggagatcctgccccaagtggaggagttcaagtaccttggggtcttACTCacaagtgaggaaagagtggattgtgagatagACAAGCGGATCGGGGTGGCGTCTCCAGTGATGCGGACACTGCATTGGTCCATCGTGGGGAAAAAGGAGctaagctggaaggcaaagctttcaatttatcggtcgatctacgtccctatcctttcttatggtcaagagctttgggttatgaccgcaaGTACaaaatcacaggtacaagcggtcgaaatgagtttccttcgtcaGGTGGCGGGGttgtcccttagagatagggtgagaagttctgtcattcaggaggagctcagagtaaagccactgctcctccacattgagaagagccagatgaggtagttcgggcaccTGGTCAGAATaccccccgaacgcctccctggggagccGTTTCGGGCGCGTCTGCCCGGCAGGAGACCccaaggaagacccaggacacggtggagagaccatgtctcccagctggcctgggaatgcctcgggatcccccgggaagagctggacaaagtggcggggaagagggaagtctgggcttctttgctaAGGCTACTGCCACCAAGGACCTGACTTTgtataagcggaaaaagatggattgatggatcaAAATGTGTcttaaattgtatttctttatggtgGCAAAGTCTTTAAAGGTCTTACATTAGAAATGTTTAAACCTGCGGAGACACTTTCTATagtggaatgaaagaaaccgagGGAACACTCTTGTCAGCCATCCATTGTGTTTGTCTCTGGGGGGCGCGAGCGTACACACAGAAACAGAAGATAATTGAGTAGAAATGATCGGGATCAGGCCCAAAATCGAATCAGTTGTTCCTTATCCGATTTTTGACATTTTCATTAAATCCACCCACTATAATGCTGTGCTGTGGCACTTTTATTGAATATTACATTGATTGACCGTTGCCCTTGCCTTTGTTCTCAGTATAAGTCTCCAGTTGTCAAGAAGGCCAACTCTACAGCGTCAGCCATTCCAATGGCCTCCACACGCCCACCACCTCAGAGATCAGGCCTTGGCCAGACAACTGGTAACACTAAGTTCATACAATGTATTTTTGACACATTCAAATGACTTTGACAACACCTCTGCCTATCTCAGGAGTGTCTCTAAGTCAGGCTTCGTCTGCAGCTTCAAAGAGGACAAACACTACTGGGCTCACAAGTCCTGGTTCTGGGTGAGCAACTGTAAAGATCTGCTAATTGATAACATATACCGCTTGCTATTTTAATTCCTCCTTCCCCTTTCTTTGTAATGTATATATCAGTGTGGGAATGAAAAACCGAGCAGTGGGTTCCGGATATGGTTCTTTGAGGAACCCAGCGGCTGTAAGAGGACCGCTCAACAAGAACAAACAAGAAAACTCTTGCATAACGAGGTAAGCCAACTCCCCAAAAGACAAGAAAGAAAATCACCCCCCAGAGTCGTGTATAGAGAAAGTATGGCCAACTCTGTTTCAGTTATTAAACTattactccatgcttgatggaaaacctcaagtatAGTTGCacaccatttgcgttccagcttttacatgatagtttaaacgctctggtttcttctgtgaacCAGGAAGTatgccttttaggggccttttttagctttagcggtgcggtgctatactatcaatggcgttGTGCAgggcattgttaaagttgttagtgaggttatcgatagagcccacataatttgggaatggtgccaataCCGAGGGAAATAGGCCAGCAAGAGTTGTAGTTGTGCCAGCATTAATGTGGCGGCTGCTAAAACATTGGTTATTAGTAGTTTGTTGACAACAAGTCAGAACTTCAAATATTAGAAGGTAGTGATCGGACATTACCttagtgtacgggagtaccataacttttgAAATGGTGACACCCCAGACAAGGTCTATATCTATTGTATTACCGTTGCAATGCATGGGTTcatttatttgtgtaagaccacagctatcaattatagtctggagcgccacgctcgGAGAGCTTGACGGGGTATTCATATGCATATTAAAATCcctcattataattatattgtctgcgtgcatcACTAGATCAGCATCATACTCTGAAAATGTGCttataaagtccgaatagggcctggggggggggggggcgatagataacagccagatggagaggtagcggtgtgacagagctcatagtaagcacctcaaatgatttatatttattacttaggttagggctaaggttaaggttttcatttgaTATTAGTGCGATCCcttcaccccttttaaggggatggGCCAAATGTGCACTCGTATAGTTAGAGGGAGATGCCTAGTTAAGCGGGAAAAATTAATCTGGTTTTAGCCaagtttcgctgagaccaatgacgttgagATTGTTGTCTCGAATGAGCTCATTAACTAATAGcgctttgggagacaatgatctgattattaaaaagcccatattatagttagtgggctgttttgaggcatttttgttaatgttatccgtagtactgatattaataaAATGACGTCTATTTTGCGTGGTGCGCCTTAACTAATTTCAATtacatctaggaattgatatggtggggatcttgagattatttgcttggtgctgcgatagattCAATGCTTCATAATTTGCCACTttagtagagtgcatgtctacctctggcacagtcactacagaaaaaaacatTAGATAGAGTTCTGTCAACACTGGAGATCTACCAACTACAGTGTCTTGTGCGAGGTAAACACACAACACAACTTCTGCGTTTTGTTCagaagagaacacacagaagttaatacaaataataccagaatacattttaaaaaataagaGATTGTTCGACAAAAACAacctatctttgaatctcattaaaactaaaataatgtaattcggtaacagtagaagagaaagtcaaacacaaatgccAATACAAATAGAGTAAACTGTTGAAAgagttaaaataaaaacacattttggttgtaataatagatgataaaatgaactgtaaatctaatatgaaaaatatacaacataaagtggcaaaatatacatcaataataaataaataaaaatatgttctCTTCCGAAAATCATTCCATATTCTCTATTGCTCACCAGTGTTATCATATCTGAGGTATTGTGCAGAATAGTGCTAAGCGACATCCCGGTTTTATagttaataccggtatattttagaaagcgaaATCTATTTAGGACGGTACCGCTATAccagtatataatatattttccCGCTGCTTGTTGTCTCGCGCTCGACAGGCATAGAGCAGCTGCCTCCCTGCTTTTTTACCCCCTTTGGCTCACCCTTGCCCCTTGCGTGTCTATTGAGGCATCTCTGTGATGCCTGTGcatcaaactttaaaaaaaacaaaaactttgatACACCAATTTGCTTTAGAACCTATATTTCTCCTTGTAGCGACTTTATCATTAATCGTatctgtttatgttgtttacTTCTGTTAGCGACTTAGCACAGAAGCTAACGATAGCTCCTCTCTGCTGCTTGTAAATTGTGTCAAATATAAAACTAGAAGTCGGTTTAAAAGTGCC
This genomic interval from Nerophis lumbriciformis linkage group LG07, RoL_Nlum_v2.1, whole genome shotgun sequence contains the following:
- the zc2hc1a gene encoding zinc finger C2HC domain-containing protein 1A encodes the protein MMDEFEDGDAPPAGDLAQCNTCKRMFFPKVLDKHSKICQKSAAKRRKTFDSSRQRAQGTDIPTLKPLKPKAEPPKKPSNWRKKHEDFIATIRKSRGKKDANADETTSFKDAPSLHNEDLEQCPHCQRTFIKSSAERHIAFCKEQAARLAIKKPPTRTQYKSPVVKKANSTASAIPMASTRPPPQRSGLGQTTGVSLSQASSAASKRTNTTGLTSPGSGVGMKNRAVGSGYGSLRNPAAVRGPLNKNKQENSCITRDGVDGGDNVGNGKLESKFCHSCGTRYPIESAKFCCECGIRRMCI